One Streptomyces sp. RPA4-2 genomic window carries:
- a CDS encoding alpha-1,4-glucan--maltose-1-phosphate maltosyltransferase, whose protein sequence is MPATHHTSPPPTTTSDASPPPAVDAAPGVPEKPSADPRGGVGRIPVLDVRPLVLQGRRPAKAVVGEAFEISATVFREGHDAVAANVVLTDPRGRGGPWTPMRELAPGTDRWGATVAADGTGRWTYTVEAWSDPVSTWRHHAGIKIPAGLDTELVLEEGARLYERAAAGVPVGRDGRDVVLAAVDALRDAGRPAAARLAAARTPEVDRLLARHPLRELVTSSEALPLLVERERALFGSWYEFFPRSESGRLDPLVHGTFRTAAERLPAIARMGFDVVYLPPIHPIGTTYRKGPDNTLSAGPADVGVPWAIGSPEGGHDAIHPDLGTIDDFDAFVRRAEREGLEIALDFALQCSPDHPWVEKHPEWFHHRADGTIAYAENPPKKYQDIYPIAFDEDMPGLVRETLRVLRYWMDHGVRIFRVDNPHTKPVVFWEQVIADVNRTDPDVIFLAEAFTRPAMMRTLGAIGFQQSYTYFTWRNTKEELTDYLTELSGEAAASMRPNFFVNTPDILHEFLQLGGRPAFELRAVLAATLSPTWGVYSGFELCESTPLRKGSEEYLNSEKYQLRPRDWESAERDGRSIAPLLGALNAIRRRSPALRQLRDLHFHPTDKEAVIAYSKSVTDARGSNTVVVVVNLDPHHTQEATVSLDMPQLGLDWHESVPVRDELTGETYHWGRANYVRLEPGHRPAHILTVLRPSSPHIGGSPTI, encoded by the coding sequence ATGCCCGCCACGCACCACACGTCGCCACCCCCGACGACCACCTCCGACGCCTCCCCCCCACCCGCGGTCGACGCCGCTCCCGGCGTCCCGGAGAAACCCTCCGCAGACCCGCGCGGTGGCGTCGGACGCATTCCCGTCCTCGACGTACGTCCCCTCGTCCTCCAGGGCCGCCGACCGGCGAAGGCGGTGGTCGGCGAGGCCTTCGAGATCTCCGCCACGGTCTTCCGCGAGGGCCACGACGCGGTCGCCGCGAACGTCGTCCTGACGGACCCGCGGGGCCGCGGCGGCCCCTGGACCCCGATGCGCGAACTCGCCCCCGGCACCGACCGCTGGGGCGCCACGGTCGCCGCGGACGGGACGGGCCGCTGGACGTACACCGTGGAGGCGTGGAGCGATCCGGTCTCCACCTGGCGCCACCACGCGGGGATCAAGATCCCGGCCGGCCTCGACACGGAACTGGTCCTGGAGGAGGGCGCACGGCTGTACGAACGGGCGGCCGCCGGTGTGCCCGTGGGCCGGGACGGAAGGGACGTCGTGCTCGCCGCCGTGGACGCGCTGCGCGACGCCGGCCGGCCGGCCGCGGCCCGTCTCGCCGCCGCCCGCACCCCCGAGGTGGACCGGCTGCTCGCCCGCCATCCGCTGCGCGAACTCGTCACGTCCTCGGAGGCGTTGCCCCTGCTCGTGGAGCGCGAGCGGGCCCTGTTCGGCTCCTGGTACGAGTTCTTCCCGCGTTCGGAGAGCGGCCGGCTGGACCCGCTGGTGCACGGCACGTTCCGCACCGCCGCCGAACGCCTGCCCGCCATCGCGCGGATGGGCTTCGACGTCGTCTATCTGCCGCCGATCCATCCCATCGGCACCACGTACCGCAAGGGCCCCGACAACACCCTCTCCGCCGGTCCGGCCGACGTGGGCGTGCCGTGGGCGATCGGCTCCCCGGAGGGCGGGCACGACGCGATCCACCCGGATCTCGGCACCATCGACGACTTCGACGCGTTCGTACGCCGGGCGGAGCGCGAGGGCCTGGAGATCGCCCTCGACTTCGCGCTCCAGTGCTCCCCCGACCACCCGTGGGTGGAGAAGCATCCGGAGTGGTTCCACCACCGCGCCGACGGCACGATCGCGTACGCGGAGAACCCGCCGAAGAAGTACCAGGACATCTACCCGATCGCCTTCGACGAGGACATGCCGGGGCTGGTCCGGGAGACGCTGCGGGTGCTGCGGTACTGGATGGACCACGGTGTCCGGATCTTCCGCGTGGACAACCCGCACACCAAACCGGTGGTCTTCTGGGAGCAGGTCATCGCGGACGTCAACCGGACCGACCCGGACGTGATCTTCCTGGCCGAGGCGTTCACCCGGCCCGCGATGATGCGCACACTCGGGGCGATCGGCTTCCAGCAGTCGTACACGTACTTCACCTGGCGCAACACCAAGGAGGAGCTGACCGACTACCTCACCGAGCTGTCGGGCGAGGCCGCCGCGTCCATGCGGCCCAACTTCTTCGTCAACACCCCCGACATCCTGCACGAGTTCCTCCAGCTCGGCGGGCGCCCGGCCTTCGAGCTGCGGGCGGTGCTCGCCGCGACGCTGTCACCGACCTGGGGCGTCTACAGCGGTTTCGAGCTGTGCGAGAGCACCCCGCTGCGGAAGGGGAGCGAAGAATACCTGAACTCCGAGAAGTACCAACTGCGTCCGCGTGACTGGGAGTCGGCGGAGCGTGACGGACGTAGCATCGCGCCGTTGCTGGGTGCGCTCAACGCGATCAGACGGCGCAGCCCGGCCTTGCGGCAGCTGCGCGACCTGCACTTCCACCCCACGGACAAGGAGGCGGTGATCGCCTACTCGAAGTCCGTCACGGACGCCCGCGGATCGAACACGGTTGTGGTGGTGGTCAACCTCGACCCCCACCACACCCAGGAGGCCACGGTCTCGTTGGACATGCCGCAACTCGGCCTGGACTGGCACGAGTCCGTGCCGGTGCGCGACGAGCTCACCGGCGAGACCTACCACTGGGGCAGGGCCAACTATGTGCGTCTGGAGCCTGGGCACAGGCCCGCGCACATTCTCACCGTCCTGCGACCGTCCTCACCGCACATCGGAGGGTCACCCACCATATGA
- a CDS encoding S8 family peptidase gives MARTRQWRPHGAGGLLAVVTAAVLSAVTPPAHAASEGRPAGVGAPGSVGGSYIVTLREGIRAPSPEGKGIARKYGARISHTYGTALNGYAVRAGERQARRLAADPRVASVVQDTRVRLDRAGKNPPSWGLDRIDQPGLPLDRSYAAPAPAGAGVTVYVIDTGVRITHRDFGGRARYGWDFVGNDRTAGDGNGHGTHVAATVAGTAYGVAKKARIVSVRVLGDDGSGTTAQVIAGIDWVTRHAHRPAVANLSLGGKANAQLDAAVRNSIASGVTYAVAAGNGGQPANLYSPARVAQALTVGAVDRTDTRAGFSDYGASLDLFAPGVAITSASYRSDTASATLSGTSMASPHVAGAAALYLAGHRRATPAQVARALVRRAVSGRVARAGAGSPDKLLRVGGP, from the coding sequence ATGGCACGGACGAGACAGTGGCGTCCGCACGGGGCGGGAGGCCTGCTCGCGGTCGTGACGGCCGCGGTGCTCTCGGCCGTCACGCCGCCCGCGCACGCCGCATCGGAGGGCCGGCCGGCCGGCGTCGGCGCCCCCGGTTCCGTCGGCGGAAGCTACATCGTGACGCTGAGGGAGGGCATCCGGGCTCCGTCCCCCGAAGGAAAGGGCATCGCCCGGAAGTACGGGGCCAGAATCAGCCATACGTACGGCACCGCGCTCAACGGATACGCCGTACGGGCCGGTGAACGGCAGGCCCGCCGGCTCGCGGCCGACCCCCGCGTCGCCTCGGTCGTCCAGGACACCCGGGTGCGGCTCGACCGGGCCGGGAAGAACCCGCCGTCCTGGGGCCTGGACCGGATCGACCAGCCCGGTCTGCCGCTCGACAGGAGTTACGCGGCGCCGGCGCCGGCCGGCGCGGGCGTGACGGTGTACGTCATCGACACCGGCGTCCGGATCACGCACAGGGACTTCGGGGGGCGGGCCCGGTACGGCTGGGACTTCGTCGGGAACGACCGGACCGCGGGCGACGGCAACGGGCACGGCACCCATGTCGCGGCCACCGTCGCCGGGACGGCGTACGGCGTCGCCAAGAAGGCCCGGATCGTCTCCGTGCGGGTGCTCGGCGACGACGGCTCCGGCACCACCGCGCAGGTCATCGCGGGTATCGACTGGGTCACGCGGCACGCGCACCGGCCCGCGGTCGCCAATCTGAGCCTGGGCGGGAAGGCGAACGCCCAACTGGACGCGGCCGTACGCAACTCCATCGCCTCCGGCGTGACCTACGCGGTCGCGGCGGGCAATGGCGGACAACCGGCCAATCTGTACTCGCCCGCCCGCGTCGCGCAGGCGCTCACCGTCGGCGCCGTCGACCGGACCGACACCCGGGCGGGATTCTCCGACTACGGCGCCTCGCTGGACCTCTTCGCACCCGGCGTGGCGATCACCTCCGCGTCGTACCGGAGCGACACCGCGAGCGCGACCCTCTCCGGTACGTCGATGGCGAGTCCGCACGTCGCGGGCGCGGCGGCGCTCTATCTGGCCGGCCACCGCCGGGCGACACCGGCCCAGGTGGCCAGGGCACTCGTACGGCGCGCGGTGTCCGGGAGGGTCGCGCGCGCGGGGGCGGGTTCGCCCGACAAACTGCTGCGCGTCGGCGGCCCCTAG